The genomic DNA CCGAATATTGCTAGTGGAATTGATGGATCAATTTGGCGCTACCCAATCGGAGTTGTTGCTGGTATTACGCCGTTTAACTTCCCAATGATGATTCCGTTATGGATGTTCCCACTTGCAATTGCTTGCGGTAATACATTCGTATTAAAAACATCGGAAAGAACGCCACTTTTAGCGGAGCGACTTGTAGAATTATTCTATGAAGCAGGTTTCCCAAAAGGCGTATTAAATTTAGTACAAGGCGGAAAAGATGTTGTAAATAGCATTTTAGAAAATAAAGATATTCAAGCTGTTTCGTTCGTCGGTTCTGAGCCAGTAGCTCGTTACGTATATGAAACAGGTACGAAACACGGAAAACGTGTACAAGCGTTAGCGGGTGCAAAAAACCATGCGATTGTAATGCCAGATTGCAATCTTGAGAAAACAGTACAAGGTGTAATTGGATCTGCATTTGCAAGTAGTGGAGAGCGCTGCATGGCATGCTCAGTAGTAGCAGTAGTGGATGAAATTGCTGATGAATTCATTGATGTATTAGTAGCAGAAACGAAAAAATTAAAAGTAGGCGATGGCTTTAACGAAGATAACTATGTTGGACCATTAATTCGTGAATCTCATAAAGAGCGTGTTTTAGGCTATATTAGTAGTGGTGTAGCAGATGGGGCAACTTTATTAGTAGATGGCCGTAAAATTAATGAAGAAGTTGGAGAAGGTTATTTTGTAGGTGCGACAATCTTTGATGGCGTGAATCAAGAAATGAAAATTTGGCAAGATGAAATTTTTGCTCCAGTATTAAGCATTGTACGTGTTAAAGATTTAGAAGAAGGTATTAAACTAACAAATCAATCTAAATTTGCAAATGGTGCGGTTATTTATACGTCAAATGGTAAACATGCACAAACATTCCGTGATAACATCGATGCTGGTATGATTGGTGTAAATGTAAATGTTCCAGCACCAATGGCATTCTTCGCATTTGCAGGAAATAAAGCTTCATTCTTTGGTGATTTAGGTACAAATGGTACAGATGGCGTTCAATTCTATAC from Bacillus cereus G9842 includes the following:
- a CDS encoding CoA-acylating methylmalonate-semialdehyde dehydrogenase — translated: MITTEIKRVKNHINGEWVESTGTEVEAVPNPATGKIIAYVPLSPKEDVEKAVEAAKAAFETWSKVPVPNRSRNLYKYLQLLQENKDELAKIITLENGKTLTDATGEVQRGIEAVELATSAPNLMMGQALPNIASGIDGSIWRYPIGVVAGITPFNFPMMIPLWMFPLAIACGNTFVLKTSERTPLLAERLVELFYEAGFPKGVLNLVQGGKDVVNSILENKDIQAVSFVGSEPVARYVYETGTKHGKRVQALAGAKNHAIVMPDCNLEKTVQGVIGSAFASSGERCMACSVVAVVDEIADEFIDVLVAETKKLKVGDGFNEDNYVGPLIRESHKERVLGYISSGVADGATLLVDGRKINEEVGEGYFVGATIFDGVNQEMKIWQDEIFAPVLSIVRVKDLEEGIKLTNQSKFANGAVIYTSNGKHAQTFRDNIDAGMIGVNVNVPAPMAFFAFAGNKASFFGDLGTNGTDGVQFYTRKKVVTERWF